GTAAATTTGGGTACTTGTTACCCCTTAAAAGGGATAAATTCAAAAATAACTTATTCGTTTTAAATTTAAATAAATTATAGCAACATGGCACATCCAAAGAAAAGATCGTCTGCTTCCAGAAGAGATAAGCGAAGAACCCATGTGAAGCTTGCCATGCCCGCGCTAGTGGTTTGTCCGGTTACCGGCGTGGTACATACGCCACACCGTGCATTTTGGCATGAAGATAAAATGTATTATAAGGGCAGGGTGGTGATGCATAGGGCAGGTTAAATTACGCTGTAGATGAAGCTAATAAAGCGTGCCTCTATTGCAGGTGTAGCTGGATATGTGCCAGACGATGTGTTGACCAATGATGCGTTGGAGCAGATGGTCGCTACCAATGATCAGTGGATTACCACTAGAACCGGTATTCAAGAACGCAGGATCCTAAAAGGGGAAGGGCTAGGTACCTCGGTTATGGCCATACAGGCTGTCAAGGATTTGTTAGAAAAAACAGCTACCGATCCTGCTACGGTAGATCTCCTGATATGTGCAACCATTACGCCAGATCAGGTTACGCCTGCTACCGCTACCATCATTGCCCATGCGGTGGGCGCTACCCGTTCGTTTAGTTACGACTTACAAGCTGCCTGCTCGGGTTTTCTCTATGCACTCGATACCGCTGCTCAGTTTATTGCTTCCGGTAGCGCTAAAAAAGTGATTGTAGTAGGTGCAGATAAGATGTCTGCTATTACCGATTATACAGATCGGGCTACCTGTATTCTGTTTGGGGATGGTGCGGGTGCCGTTCTGGTAACGGAAGCTGAGGCAGATCATGGTATTGTAGATACCATCTGCAAATCAGATGGCGGAGGCCAACACTTGCTTTATCAAAAAGCAGGCGGCAGTAGGTGGCCCGCTTCTCATGCAACCGTAGATGCGAAAGCCCATTACATTCACCAAGATGGCCAAAATGTATTTAAAGCAGCAGTTACCGCTATGTCAGAAGTGGTGATGGAAATCATGACTGGCCATCAGCTTACACCAGCTGATATTGCTTATCTGGTGCCTCATCAAGCCAATAGGCGCATCCTGCAACTTGTGGCCGATCGTGTAGCTATTCCTATGGAAAAAGTGATGCTGAACATTCATAAGTATGGCAATACAACAGCAGCAACCATTCCCCTTTGTTTGTGGGATTATGAATCAAAACTAAAAAAAGGAGATAAGTTGATACTCACTGTTTTTGGTGGAGGTTTTACTTGGGGAGGGATGTATATGATTTGGGGGTATGATGGTTGTAAAATGATGTAAACGTTGATGTTTAAGAAAAGTAAAATATATTTAGTAGCAATAAGCGCAAGATGTTATGGCAAATACCAGTGATATTAAGAATGGCCTTTGTATTCTATTGAATCATGATATTTATAGTGTAGTGGAATTTCAACACGTCAAGCCAGGTAAAGGAGCTGCTTTTGTGCGAACCAAGCTAAAGAGCTTAACCAAAGATAGGCAAATAGACCATACCTTTAATGCGGGTGTAAAAATCCATATCGCACGTGTCGAACGCAGACCCTATCAGTTTCTTTATAAAGATAGTGCCGGATATA
The nucleotide sequence above comes from Cardinium endosymbiont of Sogatella furcifera. Encoded proteins:
- the rpmF gene encoding 50S ribosomal protein L32, translating into MAHPKKRSSASRRDKRRTHVKLAMPALVVCPVTGVVHTPHRAFWHEDKMYYKGRVVMHRAG
- a CDS encoding beta-ketoacyl-ACP synthase III, which translates into the protein MKLIKRASIAGVAGYVPDDVLTNDALEQMVATNDQWITTRTGIQERRILKGEGLGTSVMAIQAVKDLLEKTATDPATVDLLICATITPDQVTPATATIIAHAVGATRSFSYDLQAACSGFLYALDTAAQFIASGSAKKVIVVGADKMSAITDYTDRATCILFGDGAGAVLVTEAEADHGIVDTICKSDGGGQHLLYQKAGGSRWPASHATVDAKAHYIHQDGQNVFKAAVTAMSEVVMEIMTGHQLTPADIAYLVPHQANRRILQLVADRVAIPMEKVMLNIHKYGNTTAATIPLCLWDYESKLKKGDKLILTVFGGGFTWGGMYMIWGYDGCKMM